Part of the Citrobacter sp. Marseille-Q6884 genome, GGTCTGCAACATCGTATAGCGTTACCGGTTTCACATTGCTCACCCTGATGATTACCTTATCTGCGCGCTATCATGCCATAGCGTGGAGGGTTTTGGGTATTTGTGGTCGGGTTCTGCGAGGCGCATTCCAGGGATACGAATTGCATGATGGCAGGTTTATCGGCGTTATGTTTAACTGAATGATATCTCGATAAAAAGTGAGGGTAGCGTGAGCGATTCAGCGGCAAACCATATTTTGTCTATCTACCGACGTCATGCGGATGCCTTTGCCAGCCAGCGTTCGCGCTCACTGTTTGAAAAAAGCTGGCTGGATAAATTCATCAATGTTATTGGCGGGCAGGGCAGCATTGTGGATATCGGCTGCGGCAATGGTCAGCCGATTGCCGGTTATTTTATCCAGCAAGGCTTTCAGCTAACGGGGATTGATGGCTCTGCGGCGATGCTGGCGCGCGCCCGGCACGCTTTTCCCGCACAGCGCTGGCTGGAGCAGGATATGCGCGAGCTCACGCTAAATGAAACTTTTGATGGTCTGCTTGCGTGGGACAGTTTTTTTCATTTAACCCAGCAAGACCAACAAAAGATGTTCCCGATTTTTGACCGTCTCAGCCACCCCGGCAGCGCGCTGATGTTTACCAGCGGCACGGATAATGGCATCGCAATGGGGCAGTTTGAAGGTGAGCCGCTGTTTCATGCCAGCCTCGCGCCCGATGAATACCGCGCACTGTTGTCAGCGCACGGCTTTGCGGTGATCGACATGATTATGGAAGATCCGCACTGCGCCGGACACACGGTCTGGCTGGCGCAAAAACGCGGCTAAACGCCACGAAAGGTTTTACGCCACTCGGCAGGGCTGACGCCGAAGTGCGCTTTAAAATGCTGACGCCAGGTGACGGGGGAGAGAAAACCGACCTGCTCGGCGATGCGCTCAACGGGTAAGTGGCTGGACTCCAGCAGCACCTGGCTGCGGCGCAGTCGCTCGGCAATCAGCCACTCTGCGACGCTCGCCCCGGTGGCTTTCATAAAGTGGCGGGTCAGGGTTCGACGGCTCATCATCACCCGCTGCGCCAGAACGTCGAGACTGTGCTGCTCGTGAATATGCTGGCGCAAATAATCGAGCAGGGTGTTGATGCGCTGATCCTGGGTATTTTTCGCCACCGGTTGTTCGATAAACTGCGCCTGGCCGCCCTCGCGATGTGGCGGTACGATCATCCGCCGGGCGATCTGATTTGCCACCGTGCTGCCAAAGCGCTGACGGATCACATACAGGCAGCAATCCAGCGCGGCGGCGGTGCCTGCTGAAGTAATAATGCCGTCGTCGTCCACGTACAGGGCGTTAATATCCAGACGAGCCGCCGGGAAGCGCGCCTGAAAATCCTGCTCGAACTCCCAGTGCGTGGCGGCCCGTTTACCATCCAGCAGACCCGCATAGCCAAGAACAAACGCGCCAAGACACAAGCCGACGATTTGGGCACCGTTTTGCCGCGCGTGATGAAGCGCATCGAGCAGGCTTTGCGGCGGGCGATGCGCCGTCGTGCCCCAGTAAGGGATCACCACAATATCGGCTTTCTCCACCGCGTCATAACCGTGCGCGGCGGTGATCGAGAAACCCTCCTGCGAAGAGACAATACCGGGATTTTCGGCGCACAGTTGCACGTCAAAGCGCTTTTTCGCCGCCATTTTTTCACTGAACAGGATACACGGCACCGAGAAGTGAAACGGGCTGAAATCTTCCACGGCAACAATGGCGACGGCAAGTGGCTGCATACGATTCCTCTGCGGGCATTAAAACGTCAGGGTTTCGCCATCTTCCGGCACGTTGACGAATTCTGCAATCTGGTTGTCGCGTACGTACTCTTTCAGAGCCGCGCGCGTCAGCAGGCAGTGGTTAATCGCCTCCATATGGGTCGCCACTATCTGTGCTTCGGGCAACGTGAAATGGGTTTTCAGCACATCTTCCGCGCCCATAATGATCGGGCCAAAACCGATGATGTGGGCAAAACCGGCATTCAGTACCACCACATCAGGCTGGAAAGTCTGCATGTTGGATTCAACTTCGTCGCGCCAGAGAGTGTCCCCGACCAGATACAGCGTTTTTTCTGTCGGATGCTGGAAGATAACCCCGCAGGCCTCGCCTAAACGTTCTGCCAGTTCAGGGATCGCGTAAGCACGGTCTGAGCCATGCTGGCCGCCGGTTTTACGCAGGGTGATATCGCCTATCGCGGTATTCTGCGTCAGCACGGTAAGTTGGGTGAAACCCTGCTGGCGTAACACCTGCGCGTCTTGTTCATTTTGCACATAGACCGGTTTGTCTTTCGGTACGACGCGAGCCGCGGCCTCATCCCAGTGATCTTCATGCAGATGGGTCACGATCAGCGCATCGACGTCGAGCAGGGTATCGATGTCGATGGGCAGATCGACGGTCGGATTGCGGATTTCTGCGCGCGCCGTTCCGGCAAAGCCCGGATACGCGCCTTTTGACGCCAGCATCGGATCGACCAGAAAGGTTTTGCCGCCAAAAGTAATACGCTGCGTGGCGTTACGGATTTGCGTGATGTTCATGGTGTTTGCTCCACGTGTTGGGTCAGTGGTGTCATCCTAGAGTGTTGTCCAGAAGATGAATGTGGGCAAATGGGCGAGTTGTGATGAGATTGGGCCAAACTGGATTTTAACTAAGCATCAGATGGATACTGCCGATAACCTGATGTCGGTTTATTTCTCCAGAAAGAGAAATCAGAATGAATTCCAAAATAAAACAGGGACATGGCAAATGATTAAAGGCATAAGCATCTTATTCGCGACCACGATTCTGGCAGGATGTAGCGTTGATTTTTCGGATACGCTCCCGGATTACACAGGCAGCGACGCGGCGTATATCCGTGTTGAAAATACGCTGCAACCCATGCCGTACAAAATAGAAAAACAGATCCCCGCCGGGAACTGCTGGAAGTCCGACAAAACGTATGGCATCACCTCTAAAGTCGCGATTGCGGGCATTAAAGTCAGAACCTCTAAGTCGGTGCAGGGCATTGCGCCGCCTTCCGCCGATTTCGCGAACAAAAGCTATCAGGAATATACCATTCAGCCGGGATTCACCTATGGCGTAGGGTGGAGAAGAGAAGAGCGAAGCATGTACGGCATCGATCTGGGGCAAACCTATTCGGGTTCGTTCCACGCTGATAAAGGGCATACGTACGAAATCAGCAATGACAATAATGAAGTACGCATTGTTGATCTGAGTAAAGACGCTTCTCCAACCACGAAACCGTTACCGGAATGTAATTACAATCGGGATATGTTTGGTAAAAAACAGTATCTCTGACAATGTGATTGCGCGTTGGCCGCCATCCGGCAAGAAGATGGCGGCAAGTAAAATGCCTGAAGCATGTTTATCTGCGGCGTTTAATCACCGGTTCATCCCCTAAATCATTTAGCGCGCCGGGAAACGTTTTTAACCACTGACTGACTTTCTGCTTATTAATATTCACCACACTCATTCCCTCAAGACAACCCCATAATTCTCTTGTATGTTGCGGCGTAATAACGATGCAATCTTTCATCACGCGTATTTTCACCGGCATACCATTAATAAATCCGGCATTGGGTAACCACTCTCCGCTGAGCGGCAAATAGTGATGATCCACCCGTGAATACAGCTCGCAGCAGGCCGAACTGTCCTGCACGGACGCCGCTCGCGGATGAATACTTGCTTCCTCCGTCCGTTTACTGTGCAAACGGCTACGGTGGTTATTGCGTAGCAGCTCGAAGTTTTGCGGCTCATCCGGCAAAACGCCAGAATCTGCTTGGGCAAAAGTGGGTTCTGACATAAAATTCGCGTCAGCCATAATCAACTCCTGGTTAGTTGTTTTGTGGTTAGCGGTGTAAAGGTGTTCGTGCACCTTTATGCCGCGGATCCCCGTTATTATCTCGCCGCCTTCCTGCAGCGCGAATTATTAAGGGGGATAGATTTACAATGATCTTATATTCCCTTCATTACTGAACTCATTAACCTGCGGCTATTATTATACCGTGCTGAATAAAAACACAGTGAAAATAAAATAAGGAACATTTATTAAATGCGAAGCGGCTCCAGAAAACATGACAAATATATGTAACGTATTGCAGCCAATAAAACAGATCGCGAACCATGAAATAAGAATGCTATCATCCGCACCAGACGCGGCAGGCAACTGCTGGCACCCGCATTGACCCCGGAGCAACAGATGAACAACGACATTCCGCTAAAATATTATGATATCGCCGACGAGTACGCGACCGAGGCCGCAAAGCCGGTGAGCGATGCAGAGCGCGACGCGCTGGCGCACTACTTCCAGCAACTGATCACCCGTTTAATGAACAACGAAGAGATCAGCGAAGACGCGCAGCAAGAGATGGCAACGGTTGCCGGGGTTGACGCGCAGCGTATCGATGATATCGCGGAGTTCCTCAATCGCTGGGGTAACGAGTAGCCAAAGACGTGGCCTGTGTTTTACACTGCGCGCAAATTGAGTAGATATACTCTACGAGTATTAGGTTTAATCAGGCGGAAACAGCAATGAACGGAACAATCACAACGTGGTTTAAAGATAAAGGCTTTGGATTTATCAAAGATGAAAACGGCGACAACCGCTATTTTCATGTGATTAAGGTTGCTAATCCTGAGCTGATCAAGAAAGACGCGGCAGTCACCTTTGAGCCGACCACCAACAACAAAGGTCTGTCTGCCTATGCGGTGAAAGTCATACCAGACAGCAAATACATTTATATCGCGGGTGAGCGCCTGAAGCTCACGGCGATCAAGTCTTACCTGGTCTACAGCGAAGAAGTCCCTGTCGAGACCCGTATCGATAAAGAAAATGCGGTGCTGTCTGTCGGCGTGCTGATGAACAGCATCCGACCGAAATCAGACGTGAAGCCTGGCGAAATGCGCACGCTGAAAAAGCTGGCGATCACCACCTTCCAGGGCACCACGCTGATCTTCTCAGAAGATGAGATCGACATCGACGCAACAGTGAAGCTGCTTAAAGTCTAAATCGCTGCGAAGTGAACAAATACCGAAACACTGCCTGAGTTAAGGACGGGGTTTCGGTTTTTTTGATAGCTGTTCATTTAACTCTTTTGTTGTTACCACGGTAGCAAAATCCGCAGCCAGAAGCGCAAGTGTGACATCCAGGATGGTTTTTGCCCCTGGTTCACCATCTTTCAGTGCAAAACTAATAACAGCATCCTGAATCACGGTCATCTTAAGCCCTGCATCAGCCCCCGCTCTAATCGTGGAAGTGACGCAAAATCCAGCGACGGCACCGATAACAATACACGTTGAGAGCTGATGGTCTTTTAAATACGTTAACAGCCCGGTTGAGCTGAATGCGGATGAGGTATTTTTTACAAATACAGGTTCACCCTGTTTTTCCTCAAATCCTTTTACAGGCTGAGAAAGGGGAGAACTGTGATGCAATAACGATCCCTCTTCGGTGGAGTGATGCCGTATGTGTATCACTGGAATCATGCTGTTTCTGACTATTTCCAGAATGGTTCGCATGTTATCTATTGCGTTATGCGGGAACATTTCCACGCCCTGATTTATTCTGTCAGTCACAAAATTTTGCATATCAACAATCAGTAACGCAGTAGTCATTATTTCTCCTGGGTATAATAAATTAAAAAATGAGATGGTTATCACACCTGAAATTTATCTCTTTGTTTAATTAAGCATATTCATGCTTTGTTCTCTCTACAGTCATTATGTTATACGTTCTCCGTGGATTAAAATATGATAATGTTGGTCATTTCTCAATCAGCCGAGAGAACAATTGCGAACATCCGTTCCTCGCGCACCGCAGCCAGTCATACCGGACGCCTGTCAGCAGTCGAGCAACCAGCGATGGACTGAATTATCTCAATGTCCTGCCAGGACGAAAATGAATACTAACCCTATATTTATTAGTGGTTATGTGGAGGTCGTTCATCTATTCTGCTTGCATCAGCGAGCAGGCAGGAGGCACTCTTTGTGGATAATCCGATACTTCAGAAAACTGTCATTACCGTTATTTTTGTTCTGTGGGTAATAAATGAATTCAGGACAAAGAAAAAAAAGCATTCTGACCCTGCCATTGAAGAAGCCGACGCCAGAGAACGTCATGAATGGCGATATCTCAGATGGGGAGGGCGGGTAATACAAATGGCTGCGACCGTATTTATTTTTGTTCAGCTGATGCAGTTTTTACTGAGGTAGCCTTTCACTGGCTGAGGGTGTGAATGCCTTTTGCGTGGCAGGCGCGGATATTTCAGACACGGCCGCGCAATGTCACCTGGAAGTGATGACAGGATTAACCTGTCATTACGTGCAATAGCAAAGGGGCAAATATTTGTGAGGCTGCGGGGAAGTGCAACCTCAGTAATATAACTGCGGAAAGCGATTATTGCTTTGCTGCCCGAATCAGGCCGTCAAGCCATTCCTGATGACCATTAAGCATTGGGTTCGGGCGGGTATTTGCCAGATGTTCTGCCGGGACTCCGTTCTGTGTTTCCTGCGTCAGGATACGGAGCCTGTGACCGGAAAGATCCTCCAGTAGCCATGCATGATGCACATCGAGTCGTTGAGCGGTATTTTCTTCACCGGACCATCCGTGCCATGCCAGACGAGCAGGTTTACCTTCCGCAGGTGGAACACACTCCACAACCTGAGCTTCAACGGGGAAACCAAACGTGCTGAAGTAGAAGCGCACCCTATTTTCCAGTTCGGGTCCTTTATTGTGATAAAAGCGCACATCCGCGGAGTTTTTATAATATTCCGGCCATAACAATGGCTGACTCAGGAGCGGCCAGACATCATTGACGTTCAGACCTGAGATGATCATTTCATTAGAAACAAAGTTATCGGTAAAACCCGGAACAAAACCTTCTGGCCAGTTAATCGCGTTCATCAATTTCTCCCATTGCGATAGTGAATTGCACTGCGTGTGCCGTTACGGCAACAACGTGATGGCAGTGATTATTGGCGCAATGGAGTTATAAGACGAATTGCCATTACTTATATTCTTTATAAGATAAATTATATCAGGGGCCAGGATGTTGGCTGACTTCTACGCATAAAGCACGAATCCACTGATGACCCGGGTCACGATGGGTTCGTTCATGCCAGGCCATGCTCTTGGTAAAACCCGGTATTTTCAGGGGCAAAGGGAGAATGATGAGATCGTTGTTAGTCAGAACCATGCGGTGAGGCACAACGGCAATCATATCGGTCAATCGCAATATATCCGGTATCACTTGAAAACTATTAACCGACATGCCCACTCGTCGTGTCAGATTGAGCTGAGTCAGTGCTTCATCTGTTACACCGGTAAAGTGACCTTCTGTCGACACCAGAATATGTTCCTGCTTGCAGAATTGTTCGAGCGTCATTTCCGAATTCGCTGCCAGAGGATGATGACTTCGCGCTACGCAGACATACTCTTCTTCATAGAGCGATCTTCCGTGCAGGTCATCGGGGGTTGTTTGCGGAGTAACCAAAGCAAGATCCACTTCGCCCCGAGACAACTGCTGATACATTCGCTCATTGTCCACAGACCGCACGGCAATTTTAATATGCGGCGCACGTTGTTTCAGCGCAGCCATCAACGGAACGACAACGGCCTTAAGCGCATAGTCCGTTGCGACGATGGTATAAGTCAGTTCCGCCGTCATGGGATCAAATTGCATTGGTTTCAGCAGGATTGCGATATCGGTGAGGATTTGTTTTACCGGTATAGCAAGTTCGTTGGCCCGCAGAGTGGGGACCATACCGTGACTGGTGCGAACAAAGAGTGGGTCGCCAAAATAATCACGCAAGCGGGTAAGCATGCCACTGACGGCAGGCTGCGTCAGGGAGAGCCGCTGTGCAGCCCGAGTCACGCTTCCCTCATCCAGTAACGCATCAAGTGCCTTAAGAAGGTTAAGGTCGAGGGTTCTGATATCATTTTTCATAATGAAGTAGCCTGACAGCTATAAAAAATATAATTGAGGCTAAATGCTCGGGAAAAGGTTGTCCAGAAGGTTTACGAGCGTTTTTTTGGGGTGATCTTCCATGTCTGGATGGTAACGCTTGTATAGGTCAGTCCGCTCTTGGCTGCTATTAAAGACCTGCGTTTGGGGCGGCTTTGTGCCAGAAGCGGACGTTGTACAGAACACGCGAGTTTCCCCTGAATGCCTGAACTCATCATCGAAAAGATATCTAAACAGATCCATTATACTTAAGCACATCAATTAACAGAGAAAATGCCGAACCCGCATGGCGGCGGTGTGGGTAGTACAGATGATACCCTGGTAAGTCGGGTGTAAATTTCTCCAGAACGCGGGTCAGTTTTTTTTCTTCAATAGCCTGCTGAACCTGGTCATAAGGCAGATACGTGAGGCCGTGCCCGTCAATCGCTGCATCGAGGATCAGGTCTATCGTATTCAATAGCAGTTGTCCTTCCATGCGAACCCTGACTTCGCGCCCTCCACGCACTAATCTCCAGCGATTCGCGGTACCCGATGAAGGAAGGTACAGATTAATAGCCTGATGATCGACCAGGTGCGCCACAGACACTGGAATACCTTTTCGCGAGAGATATTCTGGCGCACCAACAATTGCCATCGGGATATCGGGCCCGATTCGAACAGCAATCATATCCTTATCCATCTCTCCCCCCAGACGAACCCCGGCATCAAAACGCTCTGAGACGACATCAGTCAGGCCGTAATCGATGAGCAGCTGCACATTAATGTCAGGGTGAGATTTCAACAGCGTGCGCATGGCGGGCAACAATATGGTCTTTGCGGCATGTTCCACTGTGGTAATGCGTATTGTGCCTGAGGGGCGGTCACGCAGATCGCCTAATGAGGCCAGGGTCGAGTCTATGTCGTGCAGCATTGGACCAAGAACAGACAAGAGGTGTTCACCCGCCTCTGTGGGAACAACACTGCGTGTAGTACGCGTCAGAAGCCGCAGGCTCAGGCGCTCTTCTGTTCGGCGCACTATCTGGCTTAGCGCTGACTGGGCCATGCCCAGACGGGCGGCAGCCCGGGTGAAACTACGCTCTTCGGCGACGGCCACAAATGCCATCAGATCGGCTATCTCATCGCGTTTCATCTCTGTGTTTTCATCCGGCAATTAATCATTTAAATGATAAGTCCAATCATTATTTTGGGTCTAATCATCTTAATGATCAATGGCTATAGTTATCCCATCAAACATGACAGATAGCCGACAGCCCAATGAGGAACCGGATGATGAACCAGAAAATCAGCTTCACCAACAGCAATATCCCGACAATTTCTTTGTCCGCTGTACTTTATTTTCCACCCGCATTTGATGAAAGCCGCAAGTACCCGGCCATTGTGGTTTCTCATCCGGGGGGCGGCGTTAAGGAACAAACCGCCGGTACCTATGCCGAAAAGCTGGCAGAACAAGGGTTTGTGACCGTGGCTTACGATGCGTCTTATCAGGGCGAAAGCGGCGGCGAACCGCGCCAGCTGGAAAACCCATATATCCGTACCGAAGATGTCAGCGCAGTGATTGATTACTTGACCACGCTTCCTTATGTCGACACCGCGCGAATTGGCGCGATGGGAATATGCGCCGGTGCGGGCTACACCGCCAATGCCGCGATTCAGGATCGCCGTATCAAGGCCATCGGAACCGTCAGCGCCGTCAATATCGGCTCGATGTTCCGCAACGGCTGGGAAAACAATGTGAAATCCATTGATGCGCTGCCGTACGTTGAAGCGGGTTCAAATGCCCGTAGTACCGATATTAGCAGCGGTGAGTATGCCACCATGCCGCTGGCGCCCATGAAAGAGTCTGATGCACCAAATGAAGAATTGCGCCAGGCCTGGGAGTACTACCACACGCCACGGGCACAGTACCCGACGGCCCCTGGATACGCCACGCTGCGCAGCCTCAACCAGATCATTACCTACGACGCGTACCATATGGCGGAGATTTACCTGACCCAGCCGCTGCAAATTGTGGCGGGTAGCGTAGCGGGAAGTAAATGGATGAGTGACGACCTGTACGATCGCGCCTCAGGCCAGGACAAGCGGTACCACATTGTCGAAGGCGCCAACCACATGGACTTGTATGACGGTAAAGCCTACGTTGCGGAAGCCGTTTCCGTATTAGCCCCGTTCTTTGAGGAGACGCTGTAATGAAAGATGTTCAAATCCAGAACGTCGATATGGCCTGGCACATTGCGGCCAGTATTCATTTTCCACCGGCGTTCGATGAGTCAAAACAGTATCCGACAATTATCAGCGTCCACCCTTTTGGCAGCTGTAAGGAACAGACGTCCGGCAATGTCTACGGAAAAGTGCTGGCTGAAGCAGGCTATGTCGCGATCGCCTATGACGCCAGTTTCCAGGGGGGATCCGGCGGCTCTCCACGCTGGGTGGAGGATCCGAATCAGCGCGTGGAAGATATCAGTCGCGTTATTGATTACGCCGTAACGCTGCCTTACGTCGATGCTGAACGGATTGGCGTGCTGGGTATTTGCGGCGGCGGTGGCTATGCCATTAATGCCACACTGACGGAGAAGCGTATTAAAGCCGTGGTGAGCATCACCGGCGTAAACATCGGCCGTCTTTTTCGCGAAGGTTTCAGCAATTACGACCCTATTGGCGCGCTGAATGCGATGGCGGCACAGCGTACAAATGAAGCCCGAGGAGGGGAAATTCAGGTTAATGAACTGCTCCCCGCCAACCCGGAAATAGCAATGGCCAGTGGACTGACTGAGCGTGACGTGTTTGAGGCAACAGACTACTACAAAACGCCGCGCGGCCAGCAGCCAGGTGGGGCAACGCGAATGGTGTTCTCACATGCGCAGAAAACGCTGGCCTGGGATGCCTTCGCTTTTGCGGAAGTGTTGCTGACTCAACCCGTGATGGTGGTGGTCGGTGAAAAAGTGGGCGCTTTCGGGGCTTACCGTGATGGTCTGGAAATCTATGGACGGGCTGCCGTTTCCCGTGACCGCCAGTTAGTCTCATTAGCCGATTTTTCGCATTACGAACTGTATGACAAACCGGAAGCGGTTCGTGAAGCGATGTCAAAAGTGCTTCCGTTCTTTGCCGCACACCTGGAGTAATGCCCCGTGAAAAACATCATTCAAAAAGTCCTGGTACTTGGCGCCAGCGGGCAGATTGCCCGCCATGTTATCGACCAATTAGCGGATAAACCGGGCGTCACACAGACATTATTTGCCCGTCATCCGGTCAAAATCCACACACCACACCCGCTCAATAGCCGGATTATCATGGGCGATGTGTTAAACCATACAGCGCTGGAACAGGCCATGGTGGGTCAGGATGTGGTGTACGCCAACCTGACCGGGGAAGATTTGGATCTTCAGGCGAAGGCGGTGATTGCGGCGATGAAAGCCGCTGGCGTAAGACGCCTGATTTTCGTCCTTTCTCTCGGTATTTATGATGAAGTCCCGGGGAAATTCGGCGAGTGGAATAACGCCACTATCGGCGAACCGCTCAGGCCATTCCGCCGTGCGGCTGACGCGATTGAAGCCTCCGGGCTGGATTACACCATCCTGCGTCCGGCCTGGCTGACGGATGAAGATACGGTTGATTATGAGCTCACTACCCGCAATGAGCCGTTCAAAGGCACGGTGGTATCCCGCAAAAGCGTTGCCGCATTAATCAGCGATATGATTGATAAACCTGAACAACATATTGGTGAAAATATCGGTGTTAACCAGCCCGGGACCGATGGCGACAAGCCGTACTTTATGTAAATCAATTATGCCCTTTTACCCGTACAGCCTGAATTGCAGTACGGGTTCTTAAACTTATCAAGGTGAGCTGAGATGAATCGTATTTGGTTTGTAACCGGGGCTGCCCGCGGTATGGGGGCCAGTATAGTGAATGCCGCTTTGCAGCAGGGAGATCGTGTGGTGGCAACGGGACGTAATATGGACAAATTACGCCAAATATTCAGCACGGTAGCGGCGGAGAATATTGCGCTGCTGGAGCTTGATGTTCGCGATGAGCACCAGGCTAAGGTTGCCGTTGATGCCGCTATTCGCCGTTTCGGGCGTATTGATGTTCTGGTTAACAACGCAGGATTCTGCCTGCTGGGTCGCTTTGAAGAGGCAACCGCTGAACAAATTGAGCTGCAGTTTACCACCAACGTGTTCGGCACGGCCAATGTGCTACGCGCTGTGTTACCAGTCATGCGCCAGCAGCGTAGCGGACGCATTATTAATACGTCCTCGATCGCGGGTGTCAAAGCGGTCGCAAACGCCACATTTTACTCAGCTTCGAAATTTGCCGTTGAAGGTATGACCCTGGCACTTGCCGATGAAGTTGCGCCGCTTGGTATTCATGTCACCGCAATTGAGCCCGGTTTTTTCCGCACCGAGTTTCTCAGTAATAGTTCGGCCCACTATGGCGAAAAAAAGATTGAGGACTATGCCGATTATGGCGATGCGCGTGAGCTGCTGGCATCCGCAGATGGTCAACAGCAAGGGGACCCGGCCAAACTCGCACAGGTGGTTTGTCAGGTGGTTGAAATGGAGAACCCACCTCGACAGCTGCTAATAGGAAATGACGCTATCAGTTTTGTAATGCCTTCGCTGGAAGCCCGTATTAAAGAGATACGCGAATTTGCGGTGCTGAGTAATACCACTGATTTTGATTAATGGGTGTAAGCACCCGATGCTTTAAATATCGAGAGTACAATGACTGACTTATTAACCCAGGCCTTCACGTTTAAAAATGGCCTCAGGATGCGTAACCGCGTCGTTATGGCACCGATGACCACATGGTCCGCTAATGACGATGAAACGATTTCAGATGAAGAAGTAAACTATTATCGGGCGCGCGCTACCGGTGTGGGATTAGTGATAACGGGATGCGCTCATGTTCAGAGAAACGGTGTGGGTTTCACCAATGAATTCGCAGCCTACGATGATCGTTTTATCCCGAGTCTGAGGAAACTGGCTGATGCAGCAAAAAGCGGGGGGGCGCTGGCAATCCTGCAACTGTTTCATGCCGGTAATAAAGCGGTTCCCGAACTCATCCCTGGTGGAGAGATCGTCAGCGCCAGCGCCCTGGCCGCTCCGGCTGACCCTTTTAATCGTGGCGAACAAGCCAGCCGGGCTTTGGGTCATGACGAAATTTCTGGTGTCATTCATGACTTCGGCGAAGCCACTCGCCGCGCAATTGAGGCCGGTTTTGATGGTGTTGAATTGCACGGTGCGCATGGTTTTCTTATCCAGAATTTCTTCTTCCCCTGGTTTAACCAGCGTACTGACGAATGGGGTGGTTCATTAGCAAACCGGATGCGTTTTCCGCTGGAGGTCGTTAGGGAAGTCCGGCGGGTTATTGAAACTCATGCCGGGAAACCCTTTTTATTGGGTTACCGGTTATCGCCGGAAGAGTCAGGAGACGGAGGATTACGGATTAATGACTCCCAGGCTCTGGCTGGTCAGTTAGAGAAAGAGACTCTCATTGACTATCTCCATATCTCACTCCACGACGTACTGACCGATCGGCCGCAGGGCAGTGAGGGTAAGGATACGATCCTGGCGCGGTTTGTAGAGCAGTTTAATGGGCGTTTGCCTTTGCTGGCAGCGGGAAAAATTACTTCGTCACAAGCGGCTCAACGGTCTCTGAAGGCCGGGTTGTCACTGGTTGCCTTAGGTCGGACGATTGTCATGAATCCCAACTGGATGGAACTGGTGCAGGCAGGCCATGAGGATAAGGTAAAAAACAAACTTATCCTGTCTCAACGCTCAGATGAATTGGCGATCCCTGAAAAACTATGGCATGCGATTCAGAAGACTCCCGGATGGTTCCCGACATAAAAAGAGCTGTGTAACCGGACTTCAGTACAGGTAATCCTGGAATATACCGTTTTACCTGTAACTATCTGGAAGATGGAGCTACAACTTGTAGCTTTCTATTCGTACA contains:
- a CDS encoding LysR family transcriptional regulator, giving the protein MKNDIRTLDLNLLKALDALLDEGSVTRAAQRLSLTQPAVSGMLTRLRDYFGDPLFVRTSHGMVPTLRANELAIPVKQILTDIAILLKPMQFDPMTAELTYTIVATDYALKAVVVPLMAALKQRAPHIKIAVRSVDNERMYQQLSRGEVDLALVTPQTTPDDLHGRSLYEEEYVCVARSHHPLAANSEMTLEQFCKQEHILVSTEGHFTGVTDEALTQLNLTRRVGMSVNSFQVIPDILRLTDMIAVVPHRMVLTNNDLIILPLPLKIPGFTKSMAWHERTHRDPGHQWIRALCVEVSQHPGP
- a CDS encoding LysR family transcriptional regulator; translated protein: MKRDEIADLMAFVAVAEERSFTRAAARLGMAQSALSQIVRRTEERLSLRLLTRTTRSVVPTEAGEHLLSVLGPMLHDIDSTLASLGDLRDRPSGTIRITTVEHAAKTILLPAMRTLLKSHPDINVQLLIDYGLTDVVSERFDAGVRLGGEMDKDMIAVRIGPDIPMAIVGAPEYLSRKGIPVSVAHLVDHQAINLYLPSSGTANRWRLVRGGREVRVRMEGQLLLNTIDLILDAAIDGHGLTYLPYDQVQQAIEEKKLTRVLEKFTPDLPGYHLYYPHRRHAGSAFSLLIDVLKYNGSV
- a CDS encoding alpha/beta hydrolase yields the protein MMNQKISFTNSNIPTISLSAVLYFPPAFDESRKYPAIVVSHPGGGVKEQTAGTYAEKLAEQGFVTVAYDASYQGESGGEPRQLENPYIRTEDVSAVIDYLTTLPYVDTARIGAMGICAGAGYTANAAIQDRRIKAIGTVSAVNIGSMFRNGWENNVKSIDALPYVEAGSNARSTDISSGEYATMPLAPMKESDAPNEELRQAWEYYHTPRAQYPTAPGYATLRSLNQIITYDAYHMAEIYLTQPLQIVAGSVAGSKWMSDDLYDRASGQDKRYHIVEGANHMDLYDGKAYVAEAVSVLAPFFEETL
- a CDS encoding alpha/beta hydrolase, whose amino-acid sequence is MKDVQIQNVDMAWHIAASIHFPPAFDESKQYPTIISVHPFGSCKEQTSGNVYGKVLAEAGYVAIAYDASFQGGSGGSPRWVEDPNQRVEDISRVIDYAVTLPYVDAERIGVLGICGGGGYAINATLTEKRIKAVVSITGVNIGRLFREGFSNYDPIGALNAMAAQRTNEARGGEIQVNELLPANPEIAMASGLTERDVFEATDYYKTPRGQQPGGATRMVFSHAQKTLAWDAFAFAEVLLTQPVMVVVGEKVGAFGAYRDGLEIYGRAAVSRDRQLVSLADFSHYELYDKPEAVREAMSKVLPFFAAHLE
- a CDS encoding SDR family oxidoreductase — encoded protein: MQKVLVLGASGQIARHVIDQLADKPGVTQTLFARHPVKIHTPHPLNSRIIMGDVLNHTALEQAMVGQDVVYANLTGEDLDLQAKAVIAAMKAAGVRRLIFVLSLGIYDEVPGKFGEWNNATIGEPLRPFRRAADAIEASGLDYTILRPAWLTDEDTVDYELTTRNEPFKGTVVSRKSVAALISDMIDKPEQHIGENIGVNQPGTDGDKPYFM
- a CDS encoding SDR family NAD(P)-dependent oxidoreductase is translated as MNRIWFVTGAARGMGASIVNAALQQGDRVVATGRNMDKLRQIFSTVAAENIALLELDVRDEHQAKVAVDAAIRRFGRIDVLVNNAGFCLLGRFEEATAEQIELQFTTNVFGTANVLRAVLPVMRQQRSGRIINTSSIAGVKAVANATFYSASKFAVEGMTLALADEVAPLGIHVTAIEPGFFRTEFLSNSSAHYGEKKIEDYADYGDARELLASADGQQQGDPAKLAQVVCQVVEMENPPRQLLIGNDAISFVMPSLEARIKEIREFAVLSNTTDFD